One Anaerolineae bacterium DNA segment encodes these proteins:
- a CDS encoding zinc ribbon domain-containing protein produces the protein MPVYTYRCESCGVEFDHRQSFQGPYLTVCPECGAEALRRVYKPVGIVFKGSGFYATDHRSPSGQGRKTSSTANGTEAKTEAKSSSEK, from the coding sequence ATGCCGGTCTACACTTATCGTTGCGAGAGTTGTGGCGTTGAATTCGACCATCGGCAAAGTTTTCAAGGTCCGTATCTGACAGTGTGTCCGGAGTGCGGGGCAGAAGCCTTGCGCCGGGTATACAAACCCGTGGGCATTGTGTTCAAAGGCTCCGGCTTCTACGCCACGGACCATCGTTCCCCTTCCGGACAGGGCCGCAAGACCTCCTCGACCGCCAACGGAACGGAAGCCAAGACCGAGGCCAAGTCATCCTCCGAAAAGTAA
- a CDS encoding tetratricopeptide repeat protein: MNDTERRYREAMSQGHSAAWDMNWEAAAEYYRRALEYKPDDFQALTNLALAYYEMGRYQEALSVYAKAAKQNPQDPIPWEKLALIHQRRGEIQAAARAALQAAEAHARQGDIHKAIENWMRVIRLDPENLQAHARLALVYERTKRLNDGVQEHLALAALLQARGKAQQALQAVEHALKLIPNHPDALQARALLMRGRPLPKPRRPKGGTAPLRMARIREMEQQEESDTLPVTPTQDAIAEARRRALTALAELLFATVEEEDTDTTAARRPSIEALLRGLPTNPNARKAHRARVLLLLGQGVDFQTQGKYDQAAAELERVHKAGLHHPALAFDLGWLYATLERPKKALRYLQEAVLHPDYALASHLLLGRLYRQEDRLHEAAQEYLAALQQADATTLKDKQQRQAMIQLYEPVAQALSQEENEARLEQFMDSVEHLLSTPDWQKKVQDARAQLPPPPPGAPPMPLAEVLFQAESGQVIEAFSRILRLREQRSLHAAMEEAHLALIHAPTYLPLHTLIGDLLEEMGRTSQAVEKYAMVGGTYAVRGEGERAVEHFRRALRLAPMDLDMRLALIDTLVAQERIEEALAEYIALAETYYRLAEIRLAFQTYEEALRLSQRLPQGGNSWQMQILRRLADLAEQALDWRRALRYYEQIRSLAPEDLESRWQVIRLHLRLGQKSQAVILLDDTLKLARQHLQEAEILHLVEQIANDFPEAPELRLTLGRLYAAAGEKERAVEILDAAGEAFLANGDRQKAIRAIKAILALDPPQAADYRRALQALSEEPD; the protein is encoded by the coding sequence ATGAACGACACCGAACGACGCTATCGCGAAGCCATGAGCCAGGGCCATTCGGCGGCCTGGGATATGAACTGGGAGGCCGCTGCCGAATACTACCGCCGAGCCCTGGAATACAAACCCGATGACTTCCAGGCCCTTACCAACCTGGCTTTGGCCTATTACGAGATGGGGCGTTATCAGGAGGCGCTTTCGGTTTACGCCAAAGCCGCCAAACAGAACCCCCAGGACCCCATTCCATGGGAAAAACTGGCGCTGATTCACCAACGCCGCGGGGAGATTCAGGCCGCCGCCCGGGCGGCTCTTCAGGCCGCCGAAGCCCACGCCCGCCAGGGCGATATCCACAAAGCCATCGAAAACTGGATGCGGGTCATTCGTTTGGATCCAGAGAATCTCCAGGCCCACGCCCGCCTGGCCCTGGTGTACGAGCGCACCAAGCGGCTCAACGATGGGGTGCAGGAACATCTGGCCCTCGCCGCCCTGTTGCAGGCCCGAGGCAAAGCCCAGCAGGCCCTGCAGGCGGTGGAACACGCCCTGAAACTGATTCCCAACCACCCGGACGCCCTTCAGGCCAGGGCCTTGCTCATGCGTGGCCGCCCCTTGCCCAAGCCACGCCGGCCTAAGGGCGGCACGGCCCCCCTGCGCATGGCCCGCATCCGCGAGATGGAGCAGCAGGAAGAAAGCGACACCCTGCCGGTGACCCCGACACAGGACGCCATTGCCGAAGCGCGTCGACGGGCCCTGACGGCGCTGGCCGAACTGCTTTTCGCCACCGTGGAAGAGGAGGACACCGACACCACAGCCGCCCGCCGCCCCAGCATCGAAGCCCTCCTGCGGGGACTGCCCACCAACCCGAACGCGCGCAAAGCCCACCGCGCCCGGGTGTTGCTCCTCCTGGGCCAAGGCGTCGATTTCCAGACCCAGGGGAAGTATGATCAGGCAGCCGCCGAACTGGAGCGGGTGCATAAGGCCGGCCTCCACCATCCCGCCCTGGCCTTCGACCTGGGTTGGCTGTACGCCACCCTGGAACGCCCCAAAAAGGCCCTGCGCTACCTTCAAGAGGCCGTTTTGCACCCCGACTACGCCCTGGCCAGCCACCTGCTCCTGGGCCGGTTGTATCGTCAGGAAGATCGGCTCCACGAAGCGGCTCAGGAATACCTGGCGGCGCTGCAACAGGCCGATGCCACTACCCTGAAGGACAAACAGCAACGGCAGGCCATGATCCAACTTTACGAGCCGGTGGCTCAGGCCCTCTCCCAGGAAGAGAACGAAGCGCGGCTGGAACAATTCATGGACAGCGTGGAGCACCTGCTCAGCACCCCCGACTGGCAAAAGAAAGTGCAGGATGCCCGCGCTCAATTGCCGCCGCCTCCACCGGGCGCGCCCCCGATGCCCCTGGCCGAGGTACTCTTCCAGGCTGAAAGCGGCCAGGTCATCGAGGCTTTCTCGCGGATTTTGCGCCTGCGCGAGCAGCGCTCCCTGCACGCCGCCATGGAAGAAGCCCATTTGGCGCTCATCCACGCCCCCACCTACCTCCCTTTGCACACCCTGATCGGTGACCTGCTGGAAGAGATGGGCCGCACCAGCCAGGCAGTGGAAAAATACGCCATGGTCGGTGGCACCTACGCTGTGCGGGGCGAGGGCGAGCGGGCCGTGGAGCACTTCCGTCGGGCCCTGCGCCTGGCCCCGATGGACCTGGACATGCGGCTGGCGCTCATCGACACCCTGGTCGCCCAGGAACGCATTGAGGAAGCCCTGGCCGAATACATCGCCCTGGCCGAGACCTATTACCGTCTGGCCGAAATCCGCCTCGCTTTCCAGACTTACGAAGAAGCCCTGCGCCTTTCCCAGCGGCTGCCACAGGGGGGCAATTCGTGGCAGATGCAAATCCTGCGCCGTCTAGCCGACCTGGCCGAGCAAGCCCTGGACTGGCGTCGCGCCTTGCGCTACTATGAGCAAATCCGCAGCCTGGCCCCCGAGGACCTAGAATCGCGCTGGCAGGTCATCCGGTTGCACCTGCGCCTGGGGCAAAAATCTCAGGCCGTGATTTTGCTGGATGACACCCTCAAACTGGCCCGCCAGCACCTCCAGGAAGCCGAGATTTTGCATCTGGTGGAGCAAATTGCCAACGATTTCCCCGAGGCACCCGAGTTGCGCCTGACGCTGGGACGTCTCTACGCCGCCGCGGGTGAAAAGGAACGCGCCGTCGAGATTCTGGACGCCGCCGGCGAAGCCTTTCTGGCCAACGGCGACCGTCAGAAGGCTATCCGGGCCATCAAAGCCATCCTGGCGTTAGATCCCCCCCAGGCTGCGGATTATCGTCGAGCGCTTCAGGCGCTGAGTGAAGAACCGGATTAA
- a CDS encoding DUF971 domain-containing protein: MSQVYPTRIQVNRERREVVVDWNDGHHSVYSFTLLRHACPCAECMGGHENMGKGPDPIIFSLPPEDKPATRLVSLDLIGNYGFSPVWEDGHRAGIYQWGYLRAICPCETCRREAQDETR; encoded by the coding sequence ATGAGCCAGGTATATCCGACCCGCATTCAGGTCAACCGCGAGCGCCGCGAAGTGGTGGTGGACTGGAACGACGGTCATCACAGCGTGTACTCCTTCACCTTGCTGCGTCACGCCTGCCCGTGCGCCGAATGCATGGGCGGCCACGAAAACATGGGCAAAGGCCCGGACCCCATCATCTTCTCCCTGCCCCCGGAAGACAAACCCGCCACGCGATTGGTCAGCCTGGACCTCATCGGCAATTATGGGTTCTCTCCGGTGTGGGAAGACGGCCATCGGGCCGGCATCTACCAGTGGGGCTATCTGCGCGCCATCTGCCCCTGCGAAACCTGTCGGCGGGAAGCCCAAGATGAAACAAGATGA
- the cax gene encoding calcium/proton exchanger, translated as MTWLRREPLSVLLLALPLALLAYGLGWGDLWVFSGSALAVVPLALYLGKATEALAHHTGPRWGALLNATLGNAAELIIALLALNRGLIELVKASITGSIIGNLLLVLGAAMLLGGLRHGIQRFDKRQAGTNAVLLMLAVVALAVPTFLSEPLGPPQSLKVEALSLGVAGAMLLLYGLYLLFTWQQQPIAPEAIPLPGEAPSWSIRCSLLVLTLSTGGVVIASELLVGAVEHVVAQLGVSEAFLGVILVPIIGNVAEHLVAVQVAMQNKMDLSVEIAVASSLQIALFVAPLLVFISLWVGHPMILTFNRFEMLALGVAILVTSLVSFDGESHWLEGAELLLVYFIFALAFFLHP; from the coding sequence ATGACCTGGCTCCGTCGCGAACCTTTGAGTGTCCTCCTGCTGGCCCTCCCCCTGGCCCTGCTGGCCTATGGGTTGGGGTGGGGAGACCTTTGGGTCTTCTCGGGCTCGGCCCTGGCCGTAGTGCCCCTGGCGCTTTACCTGGGCAAGGCCACCGAAGCCCTGGCACACCACACCGGCCCCCGTTGGGGCGCCCTCCTCAACGCCACCTTGGGCAACGCCGCTGAACTCATCATCGCCCTGCTGGCCCTCAACCGCGGGCTGATCGAACTGGTCAAGGCCTCCATCACCGGCTCCATCATCGGCAATCTGCTGCTGGTGCTGGGCGCGGCCATGCTCCTGGGCGGACTGCGCCACGGGATCCAGCGGTTTGACAAGCGCCAGGCCGGCACCAACGCTGTGCTGCTCATGCTGGCCGTGGTGGCTTTGGCCGTCCCCACCTTTTTGAGCGAGCCGTTGGGCCCTCCCCAAAGCCTCAAGGTCGAGGCGCTCAGCCTGGGCGTCGCCGGGGCCATGCTTTTGCTCTATGGGCTTTATCTCCTCTTCACCTGGCAGCAACAACCCATCGCCCCGGAAGCGATCCCCCTACCGGGCGAAGCGCCTTCGTGGTCCATCCGCTGCTCGCTCCTGGTGCTCACGCTGAGCACCGGAGGCGTGGTGATCGCTTCAGAGTTGCTGGTGGGCGCGGTGGAGCATGTGGTGGCCCAGTTAGGCGTCTCCGAAGCCTTCCTGGGCGTCATCCTGGTCCCCATTATCGGCAATGTGGCCGAACATCTCGTGGCCGTCCAGGTGGCCATGCAGAACAAGATGGATTTGAGCGTGGAAATCGCCGTGGCTTCCAGCCTGCAAATCGCCCTTTTCGTGGCCCCCTTGCTGGTGTTCATCAGCCTGTGGGTCGGGCACCCCATGATCCTGACCTTCAACCGTTTCGAAATGCTGGCCCTGGGCGTCGCCATTCTGGTCACCTCCCTGGTCTCCTTTGACGGCGAATCCCACTGGCTGGAAGGCGCCGAACTGTTGCTGGTCTATTTCATCTTTGCCCTGGCCTTCTTCCTCCACCCATGA
- a CDS encoding YegS/Rv2252/BmrU family lipid kinase, whose protein sequence is MQRAWLIFNPVAGRYPPTPFVKRAAAVLREHGWRVRLIPTRSGETITRMARRAARRGIEAVFVAGGDGSVGLAAAGLMGSQTALGILPAGTANVFAQDLGLARMSWVRWTGLEESARLLANAPVYQVDMGRCNGRPFLLWAGTGLDAVVVQKVEPRRRWEKVFGIAKYATYAVWTASTWSGMRLQVEVEGFRSEGEFVMAVATNIPRFAGGLTQLAPHARLDDGQMDLWLFRGHSFNDIARTAWMLWLGRLEEIPGAVHLTFREARIMGKGHLPFQLDGEPVLCAPETTLEVLPHALRLLVPPGTRHLFVHPPAAAPAFTAPTS, encoded by the coding sequence GTGCAACGGGCGTGGCTGATCTTCAATCCAGTGGCCGGGCGCTACCCGCCGACCCCCTTCGTCAAACGAGCGGCGGCGGTGCTCCGTGAGCACGGCTGGCGGGTGCGTCTGATCCCCACCCGCAGCGGGGAGACGATCACCCGCATGGCCCGGCGCGCGGCCCGGCGTGGCATTGAAGCGGTGTTCGTCGCCGGGGGGGATGGCTCCGTGGGGCTGGCCGCCGCGGGGCTCATGGGCTCCCAGACCGCCCTGGGCATCCTCCCCGCGGGCACGGCCAATGTGTTCGCCCAGGACCTGGGCCTGGCCCGTATGTCCTGGGTGCGCTGGACGGGCCTGGAGGAAAGCGCCCGCCTGCTGGCCAACGCCCCGGTTTATCAGGTAGACATGGGCCGCTGTAATGGACGCCCCTTCCTCCTTTGGGCCGGCACGGGCCTCGACGCGGTGGTGGTGCAAAAGGTGGAGCCCCGCCGTCGCTGGGAAAAAGTGTTCGGCATTGCCAAATATGCCACCTATGCGGTTTGGACGGCCAGCACCTGGTCGGGAATGCGTCTGCAGGTGGAAGTGGAAGGGTTTCGCAGCGAGGGCGAGTTCGTCATGGCCGTGGCCACCAACATCCCGCGCTTTGCCGGGGGGCTGACTCAGTTGGCCCCCCATGCCCGGCTGGACGACGGGCAGATGGACCTCTGGCTCTTTCGCGGCCATTCCTTCAACGACATCGCCCGCACGGCCTGGATGCTCTGGCTGGGCCGTCTGGAAGAAATCCCCGGCGCGGTGCACCTGACCTTTCGCGAAGCGCGCATCATGGGCAAAGGGCATCTGCCTTTCCAACTCGACGGCGAGCCGGTGCTCTGCGCGCCCGAGACCACGCTGGAGGTCCTTCCCCACGCCTTGCGCCTCCTGGTGCCCCCGGGCACCCGCCACCTCTTCGTCCACCCACCAGCGGCTGCGCCAGCCTTCACCGCCCCTACATCCTGA
- a CDS encoding DUF503 domain-containing protein: MRVGILMLHLRLPGCRSLKEKRRRVKPLLNRLHKEFNLSVAEVDAQDVWQTAVIACVTVSNDGGYAQHMLQKVVQWVEVHWPDVQIAEEHVTLC; this comes from the coding sequence ATGCGCGTTGGGATTCTCATGCTACACCTGCGTTTGCCAGGATGCCGCTCGTTGAAAGAAAAGCGACGGCGGGTGAAGCCTCTGCTGAATCGTTTGCATAAGGAGTTCAACCTCAGCGTGGCCGAGGTGGATGCGCAGGATGTGTGGCAAACGGCGGTCATCGCCTGCGTCACGGTGAGCAACGACGGGGGGTACGCCCAGCACATGCTGCAAAAGGTAGTGCAGTGGGTCGAGGTTCACTGGCCCGATGTGCAGATCGCCGAGGAGCATGTGACGCTGTGTTGA
- the aspS gene encoding aspartate--tRNA ligase → MYKTHTCGELRAEHVGQEVTLAGWVHRRRDHGGVTFVDLRDRFGIVQVVASAEIDPEAHRALEEAGRTEWVLQIRGNVRRRPVGAENPNLPTGEIEVEAHEVTVLNPAKPLPFVVNEDKPVDEMVRLKYRYLDLRRQRMAHNLILRHRVIKFIRDYLDARAFLEVETPILFKSTPEGARDYLVPSRVHPGQFYALPQSPQQLKQLLMVAGVERYFQIARCFRDEDLRGDRQPEFTQLDLEMSFVDRREDVMDIIEGLMIELVRTVTPEKRLLQVPFPRIPYQEALDRFGTDHPDLRFGLELVNLTDLAPGCGFGVFEKAVERGGHVRGINAKGLGHYSRKQIDELTEFVKRFGAKGLAYIIVTPEGELKSPIVKFFKPEVLSEIRRRMEAEPGDLLLFVADEPEIVYDTLGRLRVHLGDVLGLRDPGVLAFAWIIDFPWAYWDEEEQRWDPSQHPFTMPMPEDIPLLETDPGKMRGSQYDLVLNNYEVAGGSIRVHDRQLQEKLFALIGLDMETARERFGHMLEAFEYGAPPHGGIAVGLDRLVMILAGEESIREVIAFPKNQAARDVMADAPSPVGPEQLKELHIKLDLEDGPLGS, encoded by the coding sequence GTGTACAAGACGCATACTTGCGGCGAACTGCGGGCCGAACATGTTGGCCAAGAAGTGACGCTGGCCGGGTGGGTGCATCGTCGGCGCGACCACGGGGGCGTGACCTTTGTGGATTTGCGCGATCGTTTTGGCATTGTGCAGGTGGTCGCCAGCGCCGAAATCGACCCCGAGGCCCATCGCGCCCTGGAAGAGGCCGGGCGTACCGAGTGGGTGTTGCAAATCCGCGGCAACGTGCGTCGTCGCCCTGTCGGTGCCGAAAACCCCAACCTACCCACCGGAGAGATCGAAGTCGAGGCCCATGAGGTGACGGTGCTCAACCCCGCCAAGCCGTTGCCTTTCGTGGTCAACGAAGATAAACCGGTGGACGAGATGGTACGCCTCAAGTACCGTTACCTGGACCTGCGACGGCAACGCATGGCCCATAACCTGATTTTGCGGCATCGGGTGATCAAATTCATCCGCGACTATCTGGACGCTCGCGCCTTCCTGGAGGTGGAAACCCCCATTCTGTTCAAGTCCACGCCCGAAGGAGCGCGGGACTACCTGGTACCTTCCCGGGTGCACCCCGGCCAGTTTTATGCGTTGCCGCAATCGCCTCAGCAACTCAAGCAGTTGCTCATGGTGGCGGGGGTGGAACGGTACTTCCAGATCGCCCGCTGCTTCCGCGACGAAGACTTGCGCGGCGACCGGCAGCCGGAATTCACCCAGCTGGACCTGGAGATGTCCTTTGTGGACCGCCGCGAGGATGTGATGGACATCATCGAGGGCTTGATGATCGAGTTGGTGCGCACGGTGACGCCGGAGAAACGGCTGCTTCAGGTGCCTTTCCCGCGTATCCCCTACCAGGAGGCCCTTGACCGCTTTGGCACCGACCACCCCGACCTGCGCTTTGGCCTAGAGTTGGTGAACCTCACCGACCTGGCCCCCGGCTGCGGCTTTGGCGTTTTCGAGAAGGCCGTGGAACGGGGCGGCCATGTACGCGGGATCAACGCCAAGGGGTTGGGCCACTACTCGCGCAAGCAGATCGACGAGTTGACCGAGTTCGTCAAGCGCTTCGGCGCCAAGGGGCTGGCTTACATCATCGTCACGCCGGAGGGAGAACTTAAGTCGCCCATCGTCAAATTCTTCAAGCCGGAAGTGCTGAGCGAGATTCGTCGTCGCATGGAAGCCGAACCGGGCGACCTGTTGCTCTTCGTCGCCGACGAGCCGGAGATTGTGTACGACACCTTAGGGCGCCTGCGGGTACATCTGGGGGATGTACTGGGCCTGCGCGACCCGGGTGTGCTGGCCTTTGCCTGGATCATCGACTTTCCCTGGGCTTATTGGGACGAGGAAGAGCAGCGCTGGGACCCCAGTCAGCATCCCTTCACCATGCCCATGCCTGAGGACATCCCGCTGCTGGAAACCGACCCTGGCAAGATGCGGGGCTCGCAGTACGACCTGGTGCTCAACAACTACGAGGTAGCCGGCGGCTCCATCCGCGTGCACGACCGGCAGTTGCAAGAGAAACTTTTCGCGCTGATTGGCCTGGATATGGAGACGGCCCGCGAGCGCTTCGGGCACATGCTGGAAGCCTTTGAGTACGGCGCGCCCCCGCACGGCGGCATCGCCGTGGGCCTGGACCGGCTGGTGATGATTCTGGCGGGCGAGGAGAGCATCCGGGAGGTGATCGCCTTCCCCAAGAATCAGGCCGCTCGGGATGTGATGGCCGACGCGCCCTCGCCGGTGGGCCCGGAACAACTCAAGGAGTTGCACATCAAACTGGATCTGGAGGATGGCCCCTTGGGCTCCTGA
- a CDS encoding P1 family peptidase, protein MKRRNALTDVPGLRVGHAHDAEALTGCTVVLCEQGAVAGVDQRGGAPGTRETDALRPMHLVERVHGVLLTGGSAFGLDAATGVMRYLEDRGVGYDTGVARVPIVPAAVIFDLAVGRADVRPDAAMGYAACQAASDGPVAEGNVGAGMGATVGKILGLGRAMKSGLGTASVDAGGGVVVAALVVVNPLGDVVDPESGAILAGARNPDKGPLRFGEGPFADTLRVLRSLAGRTALRFAARGNTVVGVMATNARLTKSEANKVVQMAQDGVARTVRPAHTMFDGDTLFCLATGQKKADVNIVGAFAAEAVAQAILRAVMLAEGVDGLPSFRDLRTEGGTP, encoded by the coding sequence ATGAAACGGCGAAACGCCCTCACCGATGTGCCCGGCCTGCGGGTGGGGCACGCGCATGACGCCGAGGCACTCACCGGCTGCACCGTGGTGCTGTGTGAGCAAGGCGCCGTGGCGGGGGTGGACCAGCGCGGCGGCGCGCCGGGCACCCGGGAAACCGACGCCCTGCGGCCCATGCACCTGGTCGAGCGTGTGCACGGCGTGCTGCTGACGGGCGGCTCGGCTTTTGGCCTGGATGCGGCCACTGGGGTGATGCGGTATCTGGAAGATCGGGGCGTGGGGTACGATACCGGCGTGGCCAGGGTGCCCATCGTCCCGGCGGCGGTGATCTTTGATCTGGCCGTGGGGCGGGCCGATGTGCGGCCCGACGCGGCCATGGGCTACGCGGCCTGCCAGGCGGCCAGCGACGGGCCGGTGGCCGAAGGGAATGTGGGCGCGGGCATGGGCGCCACCGTAGGCAAAATTCTGGGCCTGGGTCGGGCGATGAAAAGCGGCCTGGGCACGGCCAGCGTGGACGCTGGCGGCGGCGTGGTGGTGGCCGCGCTGGTGGTGGTCAACCCCTTGGGCGATGTGGTGGACCCGGAAAGCGGCGCCATCCTGGCCGGGGCGCGCAACCCCGACAAGGGGCCGCTGCGCTTCGGCGAAGGCCCTTTCGCCGACACGCTGCGGGTACTGCGCAGCCTGGCCGGGCGCACGGCGCTGCGCTTCGCTGCGCGGGGAAACACGGTGGTGGGGGTGATGGCCACCAACGCCCGCCTCACCAAATCCGAGGCCAACAAAGTGGTGCAGATGGCCCAGGATGGGGTGGCGCGTACCGTTCGCCCGGCGCACACGATGTTCGATGGGGATACCCTCTTTTGCCTGGCCACCGGACAAAAGAAGGCGGATGTGAATATTGTGGGGGCCTTCGCAGCCGAAGCCGTGGCGCAGGCCATCCTGCGGGCGGTGATGCTTGCCGAGGGGGTGGACGGCCTGCCGTCGTTTCGTGATTTACGGACAGAAGGAGGAACGCCGTGA
- a CDS encoding class II fumarate hydratase — MKFRREKDSLGEVQVPAEALYGAQTQRAVDNFPISGLRFPRPFLWALGQIKAAAAEVNRDLGRLDPKRAAAIVQAAEEVAQGRWDEHFPVDVFQTGSGTSTNMNANEVIANRATQLLGSVLGECRVHPNDHVNMGQSSNDVIPSAIHLSAYRQVREVLLPGLDALEEALRWRAQELDDVVKTGRTHLMDALPVRMSQEIGGWAHQMAEGRRRIEAVMPYLAELALGGTAVGTGVNAHPEFGARVAARLTERTGYPLREARNHFTAQSSLDTVAELSGALRATATALLKIANDLRWMNSGPLAGLGEIQLPALQPGSSIMPGKVNPVIPEAVMMACVQVQANDLAVALANQHGNFQLNVMLPVAAYNLLQGITLLGRAAAVLAEKAVAGFTVNRERLAAPLARNPILVTALTPVIGYEKAAAIAKRAYAEGRPILEVALEMTDLPREELTQLLDPKRLTGA; from the coding sequence GTGAAGTTTCGCCGTGAAAAGGATTCCTTGGGCGAGGTGCAGGTGCCCGCCGAGGCCTTGTACGGTGCCCAAACGCAGCGCGCGGTGGACAACTTCCCCATCAGCGGGCTCCGGTTTCCCCGCCCGTTCCTTTGGGCCTTAGGGCAAATCAAGGCGGCCGCGGCCGAGGTCAACCGGGATCTGGGGCGCTTGGACCCCAAGCGGGCTGCGGCCATCGTTCAGGCCGCTGAGGAGGTGGCCCAGGGGCGCTGGGACGAGCACTTTCCGGTGGATGTATTCCAGACCGGTTCGGGCACCTCGACCAACATGAACGCCAACGAGGTCATCGCCAACCGGGCTACCCAGTTGCTGGGCAGCGTGTTGGGCGAGTGCCGCGTTCACCCCAACGACCATGTGAACATGGGCCAATCGTCTAACGATGTCATCCCTTCGGCCATTCACCTGAGCGCCTACCGTCAGGTGCGTGAGGTGCTGTTGCCTGGCCTGGACGCGCTGGAGGAGGCGCTGCGTTGGCGGGCGCAGGAACTGGACGATGTGGTGAAAACGGGGCGCACCCACCTGATGGACGCCCTGCCAGTGCGCATGAGTCAGGAGATCGGCGGCTGGGCGCACCAGATGGCCGAAGGGCGGCGGCGCATCGAGGCGGTGATGCCTTATCTGGCCGAGTTGGCCCTGGGCGGCACGGCAGTGGGCACGGGTGTGAACGCCCACCCCGAATTCGGGGCCCGGGTGGCGGCCCGCCTGACCGAGCGCACGGGTTACCCTTTGCGCGAGGCGCGCAACCATTTCACCGCCCAGTCTTCGCTGGACACGGTGGCCGAACTCAGCGGCGCGTTACGGGCCACGGCCACGGCGTTGCTCAAAATCGCCAACGATTTGCGCTGGATGAACAGCGGCCCGCTGGCCGGCCTGGGCGAAATCCAGCTCCCGGCCCTGCAGCCGGGCTCCAGCATCATGCCCGGCAAGGTCAACCCGGTGATCCCCGAGGCGGTGATGATGGCCTGCGTCCAGGTGCAGGCCAACGACCTGGCGGTGGCCCTGGCCAATCAGCACGGCAACTTCCAGTTGAATGTCATGTTGCCCGTGGCGGCGTACAATCTGCTGCAAGGTATCACCCTGTTGGGGCGGGCGGCGGCCGTGCTGGCCGAGAAAGCCGTTGCAGGGTTTACCGTCAACCGCGAGCGCCTCGCCGCCCCACTGGCGCGCAACCCGATCCTGGTCACCGCGCTCACCCCGGTCATCGGTTACGAGAAGGCCGCCGCCATCGCCAAACGGGCCTATGCCGAAGGAAGGCCTATCCTGGAGGTCGCCCTGGAGATGACGGATTTGCCGCGGGAGGAGTTGACGCAATTGCTGGACCCCAAACGCCTGACCGGAGCCTAA
- a CDS encoding DUF2029 domain-containing protein, with protein sequence MKRILQGSLWFLLARLVALLSLSWEGLVAHNDLLFFYRLAALPGWPFVHYWAEYPPLFSWLIQALYRLMPSQPGFVYLLAFLISVAQGVSLGLLWALAEEGFPDEAPRRALAYGMLTTVGLLYAWGCYDPLVVAFTLGEVYLWRREHLWGAGTLLGLGILSKWFPALVFPAWFRRRGSAALRALVPAVGLTLIVWGLAYAMAPNMALASLMSQMSKGSWETVWALIDGNLHTGLFGPLPTRFDPQQATVTYGNPPRLSPWVTLLPFLALGWWAWRRIRPQQAAHEMAFIGLTSALFFLWVPGYSPQWMLYLLPWVFLSLPWPRALLFGLTLTLIHLMEWPLALSRGMFTALWWIIPLRTFLIALLGLAFWEAATAKSKEN encoded by the coding sequence ATGAAACGCATCCTGCAAGGCAGCCTGTGGTTCCTGCTGGCCCGCCTTGTGGCTTTGTTGAGTCTCTCCTGGGAGGGACTGGTCGCCCACAACGACCTGTTGTTCTTCTACCGGCTGGCTGCGCTGCCCGGCTGGCCCTTCGTGCATTATTGGGCTGAGTACCCGCCTTTGTTTTCCTGGCTCATCCAGGCGCTCTACCGGTTGATGCCTTCCCAACCGGGCTTTGTATACCTGCTGGCCTTCCTCATCAGCGTCGCCCAAGGGGTCAGTCTGGGACTGCTATGGGCGTTAGCCGAGGAAGGTTTCCCCGACGAAGCCCCACGGCGCGCCCTGGCCTACGGCATGCTCACCACCGTGGGGCTGCTCTATGCCTGGGGCTGCTACGACCCGCTGGTGGTCGCCTTCACCCTGGGAGAGGTGTACCTTTGGCGACGAGAACATCTCTGGGGAGCCGGAACGCTGCTCGGCCTGGGCATCTTGAGCAAATGGTTCCCTGCGCTTGTCTTTCCGGCCTGGTTTCGCCGTCGGGGTAGCGCGGCACTGCGAGCCCTCGTTCCCGCCGTGGGGTTGACCCTGATCGTCTGGGGCCTAGCTTACGCCATGGCGCCCAACATGGCCCTTGCTTCGTTGATGAGCCAGATGAGTAAAGGCTCATGGGAGACGGTATGGGCTCTGATTGACGGGAACCTCCACACAGGGCTGTTCGGCCCGCTTCCCACCCGCTTTGATCCACAACAGGCGACCGTGACTTACGGTAACCCACCACGCCTATCTCCTTGGGTCACGTTGCTGCCCTTTCTCGCTTTAGGATGGTGGGCCTGGCGTCGCATTCGCCCCCAACAGGCCGCGCACGAGATGGCGTTCATTGGTCTGACCAGCGCCCTGTTCTTTCTCTGGGTCCCCGGGTACAGCCCGCAATGGATGCTTTACCTGCTCCCCTGGGTGTTCCTGAGTCTGCCCTGGCCGCGGGCGCTCCTTTTCGGCCTCACACTGACGCTGATCCACCTGATGGAATGGCCTCTGGCCCTTTCCAGAGGCATGTTCACAGCCTTGTGGTGGATCATCCCACTACGTACGTTCCTCATCGCCTTGCTGGGCCTGGCGTTTTGGGAAGCAGCGACGGCAAAGTCCAAAGAAAACTGA